In one Vicinamibacteria bacterium genomic region, the following are encoded:
- a CDS encoding outer membrane lipoprotein-sorting protein, whose translation MMTVTGLGAAMLLGSQLSAGAIVAHAKEVDLAIEDLSANVTMTITPENGQEKRRAFRLLMRREGVNYRALITLLEPPEMNGTRFLVVASRGERNQQWAYFPDLDLVRQIAGRDQDASFLGSDITYSDLAGGAHLDDLVHRLLGEEEVDGVPCYVLEGVPRHEIVYGKLQGWVRKDNFVTIRAAFFDKEGARIKEARMSDVRTVDGVPLAHRIEMTSLVAKSRTVLTIAEPRINVDLAPDLFREES comes from the coding sequence ATGATGACCGTAACCGGGTTGGGGGCGGCCATGCTGCTCGGGAGCCAGCTATCGGCGGGTGCCATCGTCGCGCATGCCAAAGAAGTCGATCTCGCCATCGAAGATCTCTCCGCGAACGTCACGATGACCATCACTCCGGAAAACGGGCAGGAGAAACGGAGAGCCTTTCGACTCCTGATGCGGCGAGAAGGCGTCAACTACCGCGCGCTCATCACGCTCCTCGAGCCGCCGGAGATGAATGGCACCCGGTTCCTCGTGGTGGCCTCGCGCGGTGAACGGAATCAGCAATGGGCGTACTTTCCCGATCTCGATCTGGTGCGCCAGATAGCGGGACGGGATCAGGATGCCTCGTTCCTGGGCTCGGACATCACCTACTCGGATCTCGCCGGCGGCGCGCATCTCGACGATTTGGTTCATCGTTTGCTCGGTGAGGAAGAGGTCGATGGAGTGCCTTGCTACGTCCTGGAGGGTGTGCCTCGCCACGAGATCGTCTACGGGAAGCTTCAAGGCTGGGTGCGAAAAGACAACTTCGTCACCATCCGTGCCGCCTTCTTCGATAAGGAGGGCGCCCGTATCAAGGAGGCCAGGATGAGTGACGTACGCACCGTCGATGGAGTTCCTCTCGCCCACCGGATCGAGATGACGAGCCTCGTCGCGAAGAGCCGAACGGTTCTCACCATCGCCGAGCCGCGCATCAATGTCGACTTGGCGCCCGATCTCTTCCGCGAGGAATCG